cgtaggcaggaggaaatacagatgaaggaagattgttccagagtttaccagcgtgagggatgaaagagtgaagatgctggttaactcttgcataaggggtttggacagtatagggatgagcatgagtagaaagtcgtgtgcagcggggccgcgggaggaggggaggcatgcagttagcaagttcagaagagcagtcagcatggaaatatcgatagaagatagaaagagaggcaacattgcggcagaatttaagaggtagaagactatcagtaggaggaggagagctgatgagacgaagaaccttagactccactctgtccagaagagctgtgtgagtggagcctccccatacgtgagatgcatactccatacgagggcggacaaggcccctgtatatggatagcaactgcgcgggggagaagaactggcggagacgatacagaacgcccaacctcgaggaagctgatttagcgagagaggagatatgaagtttgcagttgagattttgagttaaggataaaccaaGGAAACTTTACTGCAATTATTACAAACAAAACTAAGTCTTTCAAACCAGAACTGTAGCACCTATTATTGGATTGCCAAGGTTGGGCACTAAATAAAAGAAATCATCAATTAAGTTGGTGATTTTTAACATTCTGAGAAGCTAGCAGATGGCTGTGGTGTACACATACGTAAACTAAAACCATGTCCTGGTGAGTCCAAGATCACTTCCCCCAGAACCCTGAGTATTCTCAAGGAGTAAGAAAAACTCTTTCTTGGAAACCATCAGAGGCCTGGGTGAAGTGTTCTTACTCAGCAAGATGTGGTTTTGGTGTGGGCACATTCACACTGCTACCATCATTGAAACACCTCACCCAGCTTCTAAAAGATAGTTTGTAATCACACCAACCTCCTCGGCAATTTCCCTTATTAGGTGCCCAATTGTGTAGTTTACCCATTGTGACTGTGGTACAGATGTTAAAGCCAGAACAACTTGCAATCAAAGAGGGGTGAAGGTGCTAACCAATAGGACATGCACTCACTCACAAGTTATGTTACAAAAGGAGTGACAGTGTGTTGGCTATGAGTTGGAGCAAACACTGTCACTAAGAGCTGACGGCTGGCATAATACATTCACGCAAACTAATAGAAATGGGTGAAGTACTGATATTAATGTCTGCTGAAACAATGTGTGGCATACTTCTATGACTAATGCTGTATTGAAACATAAGAACATGATGTATTGAAGCATAATAACTGTAGTTTCATATCCACAAAAAAGTGAGCTGTAATGTACACTTACGTTTTTTACTGttggtttcttcttcctttttgttgttgttgagtgcTTTCTCCTTGATTTCTGCCTCAAACTTAGCCAGATCAGAGTCTAACCTGCGGATATGCTTATCCACCTGCAATAAAGTTCAAATTATGAGTTTAGTAGAAAAAACAAGTAAACAGGGAAGCTACAGACACCTTTTGTGCAGGATTATTTTCAAGATCTAGTTCACATGACCTTTTATTGCTACTTTCACAACATAGAaaagggcccatacttataaagctaacaTCTCATCTCAGGCTCGTCTTAAGAGCCCAAACCGGCCCTCTGGAATCTGAGACGTAGTGCGAGTAGCTTAAGTTGGTCCCGGGAGGCATAAATCCTGGGTCTTCGACTGAGGTATCGACCTTTAAATGTAAACATTGCTgggtgttgccagacagccagcATGCCTCATCaaaatcgttttacattcaaaTGCTTACTATAGCCTTACGAAACCTTATaatggatatgatgtacttctattTAATACTTTCACTATTTTGAGGTATTcttacccattaattttcatatgagCTAACTGATCTCACCGTTGTTAGCAACTTTACGTTCCCCACTACCTGTGGCGGCTGGAGCCCCAGCTATGGTGCACACTCGCCTCTGAGATGAGACATAAGTCAAACGGCTCAtgtctttataagtatgggcccacgTTAGAAATTTACAATACTTTATTATATATGAGGTATGCTTTTTCTCAAACAAGTCTGAATATTACTCTGCTTCTTATAAGCTCACTTAAAAAAAGGCCACTAGGAACATAATAAATAGTTTAAAAATATCCCCCCAAAGCACAGGCCAACTTGAGTGACTTggatactcctttttttttttttttaagagtacAAGTTGTAAGAAGGTAAAACAATGCTATGATAACTGATCTGAAACATTTTAACATACTGACACAACCAAACTACAAAACATCAATGGACAGAGGGCAGTGAGGTCAATATGAAAGTGCTTAAGTAACTGAGGGATGACATGAAAAGGCTACAGGGGCCCACCAATTCATATGTCTGAATAGCAAGCTGCACTTTGTCATCGCTGTACTCCTTGGCTCTGTTGAACATCTTCTGGATCTTGCTCATCTGTTCAGACCTCTTCTCTGGACTTAGGCTCTTAACTGTCGTCAGGTAATCATCTGAAATCTGGAATATCAATTATATTAGCACACTGCAGCTCTTCAATCTGGGAAACATTATTTTTTGTTGGATATGAATTTCTGATGAGAACCTTCATTAATACAATATGAACGTCATATACAATATAATACAGTATCTGGAATGCAGTTGCATTGTGGTAAGTTTTAAGATAACCATTTTGAACTATacatatttgtagaaaaatttTAATGTTCTGGAATGCTTAGGCTGTGGTATCATAATTCAGAGAAAAGTATGTCTATGGAAAAAGTAAATATGgaataataaatacataaaatatagatagatgaatacatAAGCTTGATAATACTTATAATTATCCTTGATATGATACTGCTAAGTTTATTGAATAATTTATTAAAATAGGCAATTAAAGTTGCTTTCCATCTTGACTTAGCATGTTGCAGAAAATACCTATGTCACAGAGGGTGGCTACTGATTCAATATTTCTCACCTGATCAATGTTACGCATGACATCTTGTGACCGCTGGTCCAAGTCACGCATCAGGTGAAAATTCCTCTGTAGTTCTGTGGGAAGGTTCTCTAAACCTGAAAATTTCAAGGAAATATGATTCAGAATGAGAATAAAGAGAACAGGTGAATGGTATTTTTTCATTCACATCACCAAACTTATTGATATGTAATTACATAAAATTCTTCGGCAAAAATGCCTAGTAAAATAGACTACAGGGCCAATCACACCTCTCAGCTAATACTCAACACTCAAGAGACCTAAGCATGATTTACTACCAAGACTGACCTCTCTGGTAGGATAAATGAAATGAGGTGTGAATGCCACCCATCAATCTTAGACATATTAATGTAAAAGGCTATTAATAGTGTTTTGTTGGTATGGGGTCTTTGTTGTACCCAGCCCAGCTAATATGAGGCAGACCATAACATATGAACTTGTCATCTTTTTCCATCTTTGCTTTGCATTTGCTCTGCTGTAGTTTCAGTCACGAATGAGCCACTATTGAGATCTTAACAAGTTGAGACTATCGGCCTAGTTCAGAACTATTTATAGAAAGCCCACCTGAGCAGTCTAATTCAGAGACAAATCACAGAATCAATTTTTGGATGAAATAAGATGCCTTTTCACACTGAGATAGTCATCACAGCGAAAAGGCTATAAAAGCAAAAGGGCAAATTTGGTGAGAACTGATTATCTTAACAAGAGGTGACTATCCTTGGTGACAATAGGTTGCTATCATCAGCGCTGACAAGTTATTACTTTGCAGCAATAGGTTACTATTTTGGCGGTATTAGGTTACTATAAGATAGGTTTAGATGGGGTTCTGTTAGTTTACAATCCATTCAGATCCAGGGGCTGTGATGACTGAATGATTTATGATATATACAGTTTGTTATTCATTCAAGCAGATATGACAGAGTAATACCTGCAATAAATTTGTTTGAGTTTTTATCACTGTTTTCTGGTGAACAAAACTACATTCCATGAAAATGCATCATAGTAAATCCAGAAACATGACAGATTGCTCAAGAATGCTATATACGGTACTATTAATTAACAAAAGAACCTCACCTTAACCTAACGCACAGTAACCCATCACCATAAACAAACAATAGAAGTATTTAATTTTTGCCGTGCAGTGCTCAGTAGATTGACACTTAGATTCCGAAGACGACAGGGCATGGCATTACACACTAACCCAACAATTACACGGAAACTATTTATTAACGAACAGAACCCCACTCTAACCTAATGGATAGAACCCCATCAACCTAAATTAATGACAGAAGTGTTTGATTTTCTCCATGCAGTACTGAGTACATAGACACTTGGATTGCACAGATGATAGGACACAGCACTATACACTAACCCAACAATTACAtggaaactcaaattatttctaactTGCCAAAACCTCAAAGTAATGACTATGTAGGGGACTGCCTAGTTAATTCATATACGTATTAACTGAGGTTATTATGTAGATTCTAACAATGACAAGAGTGCTTCAGGATGAccaaagaaggagggaaataaattaaggaaactggaaaaaaaagtgacaggCTTAGGATGgaccaagaggaaaaagaaggaaaaggaagaggagggaaaaggatgaaggaaatgaaaaaaaaaaggcgactGGCTGTGccttaggaggaaaagaaggaaaaggaggaggaggagggaaaaggatgaaggaaactgGGAACTGGCTGCtttaggttagccaagaggaaaaagaagaaggaaaaggaggaggggggaaaaggatgaaggaaactgaagagaaaaaaatgcgaCAGGCTGCCTTAGGTTaggcaagaggaaaaaaaagaaggaaaaggaggaggaggaggagagaaaaggactaagataactgaagaaaaaaaatgtgacagGCTGCCTCGGGGTGGGCCAAAGACTCTACCGGCCAGGGTTCGATACCGGGTGAAGACAACCTGCTTTCCCTAATTGCAGGTGACTGTCGACTTAATCCATTGTGATAACCCAAGCAGAAATAAACTCCTCAAGCCATATGAAAACCCAGCATAGCAAGAAACAAGTGCATTAGTAACATTTCCCTTTAAAAATACGTTGACCtcattacaagaaaaaaaatccgcCTGTCTGTTACGACATTGTGGGACTCTGGATAAGCCTGGCAATGTGTGATAAGGTTAAATAAAGACATAAATGACCAGTAATGAGGCTTAAGGATCCTGGgaataataaaatatgaaaaaaagtataagtaaaaaaaatctgCAGGTCTCTTACACCGTTGTGGGACTCTGGATAAGCTTGGCAATGTGTGATATGGATAAATAAAGACATAAATGACCAGTAATGAGGCTTGAGAGTCCTGGGAAaactaaaatatgaaaaaaagtaaaaaataaataaaatctgcaTGTCTCTTACGCCGTTGTGGGACTCTGGATTGCCTTGGCAGTGTGTGATAGGGGCAAATAACGACATAAATGGCCAGTAATGAGGCTTAAGGGTCCTAGGAAtactaaaatatgaaaaaaggtcCTGGGAACGCTAAAAtatgaaaaatagtaaaaataaaaataaatatacaggtCTATTACGCCATTGTGGGACCCCGGATAGGCTTGGCAGTGTGTGGTAAGGATAGATCAAGGCTTAAATAACTAGTAGTGAGGCTTAAGGGTCCTGAGAATGGTAATGTAAGTGCATGCGCGGCCTTACTCTCTAAATACTGTTCCAGGTGCAGCCCCGTCGCCATCTTGACAACGTTTTCGGTGATGTTTTGATTTCGGTCTTTTTTTTAGGATCTACAATTTTCTGCATCTTAAATCTACATCGAGtgtgggagaaaggaggaaaggagtgtagaaaaaaaatatgccaagacgtgttgagagagagagagagagagagagagagagagagagagagagagagagagagagagatacttatgtaacaataaacttatcaatcaatcaatcaatcaatgtaaACTCCCAATGCAAAAAtttgaggaaaaaggagggaaaaggatgaaggaaatagAATAGATACAACAGGCTGCCATTGCATAAATCAGTTCATTCATATCGACATTTACCCAGATTTTCTACTTATATCATTAGTCTTCCTAACTTCATCTTATCCTGAGACTCTAATGTAGACTTTCCCTTAATACTATGATGaagtcctttccttacttcctgaAATATTGATATGAACGTATTCGGCATCCTCTTCCTTTCGGCTTCACCATttgaattattttttctttcaaatcACGTTTTGTCTTTGGTTTTCTTTCAGCAGCTCTGTGATGAGTTTATTCTATTGTTCTGTGTCTTTTTCCTCACTGTATTGGTCTAATTCTTAAATTCCATTATATATTTGTCTTGCATACCACTGTGTAGCTTATTTGTGTAAGTAGGGATAAAATGGTAATGTTAAACAACTTTATAATGTTCTATGTGGCAAAATAAACTCACTACGCTTTTATAATTCAATGGAGTTCTTGTAAATATGAATTAATTAGAGGAAAATGGCATCCGAAGAGCCGCGTCCCGTCACCATGGCAACCACAGACAAGCCCGTGGCGTCCTTTCCTAACAAAGACAACAGAATAACATGTTTTTCTCTAATGCAATGCTCCTTCCCTCCTGTAGATCCGACACATGGGATTACTTTAACGAGCAGCCCATTTTATTATCTCGCGTAGGGCTTCAAAACAAACGCATGAAGTTattagaagggaatgagagataaTATTCACACCCTCCCCAAGTCCTGCCAGAAGCCTCACCAGCGTCCCACAACTTCCTGTCAAATCCACGCCTTCATTCTTGCCACATCCACACCTTCACTCCTATCACATTCCCGCTTCCACTCGTCACACTCACACCTTAACACAACTGTcatattcactcattcattcctgCCTGTTCTCCACTTTTATTCACGAAGTCAACAACATCCTCATTATCCTGTCATATTCACGCCTTCATTCCTGCCACATCCACATCTTCACTCCTACCACATTCCCACTTCCATTCCTGTCACCTTCACACCTTCATCCCTGTCATATTCACTCATTCCTGTCTATACTCACTTTCATTCACTATATATAAGCACCAAGCAACAACATATCCTGTCATATTCACACATTCATTCCGGCCACAACCACACCTTCACATTCCTCTCACCTTCACACCTGTCATAATCCTCTCCATTCCTGTCTATGCCCACTTTTTCACTATAGGTCAGGAACACTAAACAACACATCCTCCTGTCAAAAGCAAACAACAGCAAACAACTCGATTTAACAGTAAAGTAACTCCACACTTACTCTCCATCGTCACACTTTCACACGAGTAGGCCTACACCAAACTTAGAGGGCTGTGAGGGCtgtgggtgaggagagaggcGGCACAACACACACTCGCGAGAAATATCAGAGGTTGTACTGGCAGCTGGCAAACGTTCTCTCGCCCCCCAGGGTTGGAGATTCTGGCAACCTACTATTTCACCCCGGCAGCTGCCCCCCACAGCACACCACGTACAGCTGCCGTGTTTGGAGgggcctgcctgcctgtctgtctgtctgtctgtctgtttgtttgcccacctgtttgtttgtttgacgacctgcctgcctgcctgtcttcaACCTTTCTGTCCGTTTGTGCTTGCCTGTTtatttgcttgtctgtctatctgcctgcctgtctgtttgtctgtctgcttgcctgcctTTTTGTCTGTTtggttgtctgtctatctgcctgcctgtctgtttgtctgtctgcttgcctgcctgcctgcctgtttgtatgtttgcttgcctgtctacctgcctgtttgtctgtttgcttgtctgtctatctgcctgcctgtctgtttgtctgtctgcttgcctgcctgcctgcctgtttgtctgtttgcttgtctgtctatctgcctgcccgtctgtttgtctgtctgcttgcctgcctgcctgcctgtttgtctgtttgcttgtctgtctatctgcatgcctgtctgtttgtctgtctgcttgcctgcctgcctgcctgtttgtctgcttgtcagtctatctgcctgcctgtctgtttgtgcttgcctgcctgtttgtctgtttgcttgtctctatctgcctgcctgcctgtttgtctgtctgtctggctatcTATACTTCCCTACTTTCGCGAGCACAGCCacttcatattttatttatttttatttttagcgtTCGCAGTTTTTTTGTCAGTGTGAAAACTGTACACgacccaaagagactatatacggttctatagtctccttgttaCGACCTGATCAGTGCTCTTTCctatttattgttgttttatcATTCAATTCATCTGTATTCGTTCAAGtcactgttttctttttaatAGCTTTCCAATCTAACCACTATACACTGATATTTGGATGAGACAAAGCTTCGCCCGGTGAGTATTGAAGCATCTCAGAATAACTAGATACAGGCATTCAAGTTCCACCAAGAAGATGAACGCTACTTGAATATAACGAGAAATATAATAATGCTACGTTCATTAGTCCATGGTTACGCATTCGTCTTTTATGGTTAGTCATTTTCGAAGTGATATGgtaaaaaatatggtttattattattattattattattattattattattattattattattattattattgttgttgttgttgttgttgttatgtgaaGTGTCTTGTTATTGAATACGACACTTTTTCAGGGAACAGAGTGAACAATCTATAATTTCCTAAGGCAACATCCATTTCTGGCGGCCGTATTGATTTTGTACGTGCTGACAAATAATAGAATGGCCCGTAGTAAACCTAATAGGCTTAAGACCCAGATAAAACCAACCCCTAGAAATCAATGGAAGGAATATCCCATCCATGAGATAAGATATTTTGGGGGGACTCCAGATAACAACAGAAAGCTATTTTAAGTacgtacatataaataaaaaaaaaaggaaaagggaaaaaggagcggttaaaaaaaaaaaaatcagattcaGAGACCTACATAGAAAAATACACTTAGTTATTTTATTGTTCTCCTTACACTAGAATACCCTTCAATCACCATTCATACACCAAGCAACACTCAAGAAACACACAGAACACAACACAAGGCATTACTGTGCTGGAAAACAGAGCGAGGATATTCATATACGCTCACTAAAACATATTCACCTCAGTACCAACACAGAACCTACTTACACAAGGCTCCACAAACAAGCGCTGAAATTTTGGGATCACTTGGTACTGAAATCAAAGGAACCCGCCTAACCCTAGTAAAAGACTCGGGTCGGTATTCTCTGACGTTTCCGCCTATCACATCACTGACTGTAGTAACTTATGGCAAGAAAAACGCCGAAAATGTACGGTTATAATTTGGAGTAGTAGTAAGTATAGTTTCGGCGTAAGTAAGAAAGTAGTTTAGGCGTCGCAAGATGGATGACTTAGGTATCTCACGCATCACATGATCAATTGATCAAAAAGAGTATCAAATACTGAAGAGTTTGAGCGTGAGAGTACTTGAAGCCCACCGACGAGTGAGTGACTCC
The nucleotide sequence above comes from Eriocheir sinensis breed Jianghai 21 chromosome 17, ASM2467909v1, whole genome shotgun sequence. Encoded proteins:
- the LOC126999878 gene encoding inhibitor of growth protein 5-like encodes the protein MATGLHLEQYLESLENLPTELQRNFHLMRDLDQRSQDVMRNIDQISDDYLTTVKSLSPEKRSEQMSKIQKMFNRAKEYSDDKVQLAIQTYELVDKHIRRLDSDLAKFEAEIKEKALNNNKKEEETNSKKRRKKKEEKGKNKRKGTQSDDGEAVPRTGRKKQKKKPETESAIVSVIPGLSIAHPSDVLDMPVDPNEPTYCLCHQVSYGEMIACDKMDCPIEWFHFACVGLTTKPKGKWYCPKCSTERKKK